One genomic window of Methanosalsum zhilinae DSM 4017 includes the following:
- the amrS gene encoding AmmeMemoRadiSam system radical SAM enzyme encodes MIKEAMLYENLDNKRVACNLCSHRCTIAPGKRGFCMVRENREGRLYSLIYNTVSSEAVDPIEKKPLFHFYPGSFSYSLGTIGCNFRCKHCQNWRIARMNVDESRKYTMEMTPQEAVSRAIGSQAESISWTYNEPTIWHEYTYDSAKIAKDKGLATVYVTNGYITPEALKDISPYLDAFSVDIKGFTDKFYRDIASAKLEPVLEASKTAKELGLHIEVTTLIIPTYNDSENELHQLSRWVHDNLGPDTPLHFSRFQPYYKMTNVEPTPLKTLEKAHEIATQEGLRFVYIGNVPGNKYENTFCPECGKMLIKRGFFSIEKYDITSDKKCSACGASIPITGMGTEI; translated from the coding sequence TTGATCAAAGAAGCAATGCTCTATGAAAATCTTGATAATAAAAGAGTTGCCTGCAATTTATGCAGTCATCGATGTACCATTGCACCCGGAAAGCGCGGATTCTGTATGGTACGGGAAAACCGGGAGGGGAGATTATACAGTCTGATATACAATACAGTTTCAAGTGAAGCTGTTGACCCAATTGAAAAAAAGCCACTATTTCATTTCTATCCAGGCTCTTTTTCGTATTCACTTGGAACTATAGGATGTAATTTTAGATGCAAGCATTGTCAAAACTGGAGAATTGCCAGAATGAATGTCGATGAAAGCCGGAAATATACAATGGAGATGACTCCTCAGGAAGCTGTTTCAAGAGCTATCGGATCACAGGCAGAGAGTATTTCCTGGACATACAACGAGCCTACGATCTGGCATGAATACACCTACGACTCTGCAAAAATAGCAAAGGATAAAGGGCTTGCCACCGTTTATGTGACAAACGGCTATATAACTCCGGAAGCACTGAAAGATATATCTCCATATCTTGATGCATTCAGTGTTGACATCAAAGGATTTACAGATAAGTTTTACAGAGATATAGCCAGTGCAAAGCTTGAGCCTGTGCTTGAAGCTTCAAAAACTGCAAAAGAACTTGGACTGCATATAGAAGTAACAACCCTTATTATTCCAACATACAATGATTCAGAAAATGAACTGCATCAGCTTTCCAGATGGGTCCATGATAATCTTGGGCCGGATACTCCACTGCATTTCTCACGATTCCAACCCTATTACAAGATGACAAATGTTGAACCAACCCCCCTGAAAACACTTGAGAAAGCACACGAAATAGCGACACAGGAGGGGTTGAGATTTGTCTATATTGGAAATGTGCCTGGAAATAAGTATGAAAATACGTTCTGTCCAGAATGTGGAAAAATGCTGATCAAAAGAGGATTCTTTAGTATTGAAAAATATGATATTACATCAGATAAAAAATGTTCAGCATGTGGAGCTTCAATTCCAATAACAGGAATGGGAACGGAGATATAA